The Cellulomonas sp. P24 genome contains a region encoding:
- a CDS encoding LLM class flavin-dependent oxidoreductase, whose amino-acid sequence MQFGIFTVGDVTTDPTTGRTPTEAERIKAMLTIAKHAEDVGLDVFATGEHHNPPFVPSSPTTMLGYIAATTSTIQLSTATTLITTNDPVKIAEDYAMLQIIADGRVDLMMGRGNTGPVYPWFGKDIRQGIPLAVENYALLRRLWDEEIVDWEGRFRTPLQGFTSTPRPLDGVAPFVWHGSIRSPEIAEQAAYYGDGFFHNNIFWPMEHTRSMVRYYRQRFEHYGHGTAEQAIVGLGGQVFMRPRSQDAVREFRPYFDEAPVYGHGPSLEEFTAQTPLTVGSPQQVIDRYAAMRHEVGHYQRQLFLMDHAGLPLRTVLEQLDILGGEVVPALRAEMASDRPATVPDAPTHAARVAAARATGPATEHAAPAQDRWTGRTAEDDLTAADAASGESA is encoded by the coding sequence ATGCAGTTCGGCATCTTCACCGTCGGCGACGTCACCACCGACCCGACCACCGGTCGCACCCCGACCGAGGCCGAGCGGATCAAGGCCATGCTGACGATCGCGAAGCACGCGGAGGACGTCGGCCTCGACGTCTTCGCCACCGGCGAGCACCACAACCCGCCGTTCGTCCCCTCCTCCCCCACGACGATGCTCGGCTACATCGCCGCGACGACCTCGACGATCCAGCTCTCGACCGCGACCACCCTCATCACCACCAACGACCCGGTCAAGATCGCCGAGGACTACGCGATGCTCCAGATCATCGCCGACGGCCGCGTCGACCTCATGATGGGTCGAGGCAACACCGGACCTGTCTACCCGTGGTTCGGCAAGGACATCCGTCAGGGGATCCCGCTCGCGGTCGAGAACTACGCCCTGCTCCGCCGGCTGTGGGACGAGGAGATCGTCGACTGGGAGGGCCGCTTCCGCACACCGTTGCAGGGCTTCACCTCGACCCCGCGCCCACTCGACGGCGTCGCACCGTTCGTGTGGCACGGCTCCATCCGGAGCCCCGAGATCGCCGAGCAGGCCGCCTACTACGGCGACGGCTTCTTCCACAACAACATCTTCTGGCCGATGGAGCACACCCGGTCGATGGTGCGCTACTACCGCCAGCGGTTCGAGCACTACGGGCACGGCACCGCCGAGCAGGCGATCGTCGGCCTCGGCGGTCAGGTCTTCATGCGGCCTCGGTCCCAGGACGCGGTGCGGGAGTTCCGTCCGTACTTCGACGAGGCCCCCGTGTACGGGCACGGCCCGTCCCTCGAGGAGTTCACCGCCCAGACCCCACTCACTGTGGGCAGCCCGCAGCAGGTGATCGACAGGTACGCCGCGATGCGCCACGAGGTCGGCCACTACCAGCGTCAGCTCTTCCTCATGGATCATGCCGGGTTGCCGCTGCGCACCGTCCTCGAACAGCTCGACATCCTCGGGGGCGAGGTCGTGCCGGCGCTCCGTGCCGAGATGGCCTCCGACCGGCCGGCCACGGTCCCGGACGCCCCCACGCACGCCGCGCGGGTCGCCGCTGCACGGGCAACCGGTCCGGCCACCGAGCACGCCGCACCCGCACAGGACCGCTGGACCGGGCGGACGGCCGAGGACGACCTCACAGCGGCGGACGCCGCGTCCGGAGAGTCGGCATGA
- a CDS encoding MBL fold metallo-hydrolase: MASPLVLHTVVAPVFGTNCYVLASAGGECVVVDAGAGTAQAVATVVHGHGLAPIAVLATHGHVDHTWDAAAVCDEFDVPLLLHEADAYRIDDPFGSLGLGTADGSTSGPLAQALRGMGIDPRSYRAPGRVVTFATRPGVVGDLGLRSLEIGLLHAPGHTEGSTFYLVALEGGPAVLTGDVLFAGTIGRTDLPGGDAGLMARTLRDVVPLVDADARVLPGHGPATSIAAERRSNPFLAG, translated from the coding sequence GTGGCCTCACCTCTCGTCCTGCACACCGTCGTCGCGCCCGTGTTCGGGACCAACTGCTACGTCCTGGCGTCCGCCGGTGGGGAGTGCGTGGTCGTCGACGCCGGCGCCGGGACCGCCCAGGCCGTCGCGACCGTCGTCCACGGTCACGGACTCGCGCCGATCGCCGTGCTCGCGACGCACGGGCACGTCGACCACACCTGGGATGCCGCCGCTGTGTGCGACGAGTTCGACGTCCCGCTGCTCCTGCACGAGGCCGACGCGTACCGGATCGACGACCCCTTCGGCTCGCTCGGGCTCGGGACAGCCGACGGGTCCACGTCCGGACCGTTGGCGCAGGCGCTCCGGGGGATGGGGATCGATCCGCGCAGCTACCGCGCACCCGGCCGGGTCGTGACGTTCGCGACCCGCCCCGGCGTGGTCGGCGACCTCGGCCTGCGCAGCCTCGAGATCGGCCTGCTGCACGCTCCGGGCCACACCGAGGGCTCGACGTTCTACCTCGTCGCGCTCGAGGGCGGTCCAGCGGTGCTGACCGGCGACGTGCTGTTCGCCGGCACCATCGGTCGCACCGACCTGCCCGGTGGCGACGCCGGGCTGATGGCGCGCACGCTGCGCGACGTCGTGCCCCTCGTCGACGCGGACGCGCGCGTGCTCCCTGGCCACGGCCCGGCGACGAGCATCGCCGCTGAACGTCGGTCCAACCCGTTCCTGGCAGGATGA
- the aspS gene encoding aspartate--tRNA ligase encodes MLRTHTAGSLRAEHIGQTVTLTGWVDRRRDHGGVAFIDLRDASGIAQVVIRDEAVAHGLRNEYVLQVTGTVGARPEGNANEHLATGAVELVASDVVVLNESAPLPFQVSSALDEHVGEEARLKFRYLDLRRPAPAAALRLRSKANAAARRVLDTHEFVEIETPTLTHSTPEGARDFVVPARLSPGSWYALPQSPQLFKQLLMVAGMERYYQIARCYRDEDFRADRQPEFTQLDIEMSFVEQDDVIQVGEEVLVALWELIGYTIPTPIPRMTFADAMARFGSDKPDLRFGLELVDLTEYFADTTFRVFQAPYVGAVVQPGGAATPRRGFDAWQEWAKQRGAKGLAYVTVGEDGTLGGPVAKNLSDAERDGLVAAVDASPGDAVFFAAGKTSDARALLGAARLEIGKRGGLIDESQWSFVWIVDAPLFKPTGEDDDVAVGGGSWTAVHHAFTSPTPEWIGRFEEDPGAALAYAYDIVCNGNEIGGGSIRIHRRDVQERVFAVMGIGEEEAQEKFGFLLDAFAFGAPPHGGIAFGWDRILTLLTGSASIRDVIAFPKSGGGYDPLTGAPAPISAAQRREAGVDAVVKPAPSGADAPAASGSAPHGE; translated from the coding sequence GTGCTGCGCACCCACACGGCCGGCTCACTGCGAGCCGAGCACATCGGCCAGACCGTCACCCTCACGGGTTGGGTCGACCGGCGCCGTGATCACGGCGGTGTCGCGTTCATCGACCTCCGTGACGCGTCGGGGATCGCACAGGTCGTCATCCGTGACGAGGCGGTCGCGCACGGGCTGCGCAACGAGTACGTCCTGCAGGTGACCGGCACGGTCGGAGCCCGTCCCGAGGGAAACGCGAACGAGCACCTCGCGACGGGTGCCGTCGAGCTCGTCGCGAGCGACGTGGTGGTGCTCAACGAGTCCGCCCCGCTCCCGTTCCAGGTCTCCTCGGCGCTCGACGAGCACGTCGGCGAGGAGGCGCGGCTGAAGTTCCGCTACCTGGACCTGCGCCGACCGGCGCCCGCGGCCGCACTGCGCCTGCGATCGAAGGCGAACGCGGCAGCTCGTCGGGTCCTCGACACGCACGAGTTCGTCGAGATCGAGACCCCGACCTTGACGCACTCGACCCCCGAGGGTGCGCGCGACTTCGTCGTCCCTGCGCGCCTGTCGCCCGGCTCGTGGTACGCGCTCCCGCAGTCGCCCCAGCTGTTCAAGCAGCTGCTCATGGTGGCCGGGATGGAGAGGTACTACCAGATCGCCCGCTGCTACCGGGACGAGGACTTCCGTGCCGACCGGCAGCCGGAGTTCACCCAGCTCGACATCGAGATGAGCTTCGTCGAGCAGGACGACGTCATCCAGGTCGGCGAGGAGGTGCTCGTCGCTCTCTGGGAGCTGATCGGGTACACGATCCCGACGCCGATCCCACGGATGACGTTCGCCGACGCGATGGCGCGGTTCGGGTCCGACAAGCCGGACCTGCGGTTCGGTCTCGAGCTCGTCGACCTCACGGAGTACTTCGCCGACACGACGTTCCGGGTGTTCCAGGCGCCGTACGTCGGTGCTGTGGTGCAGCCGGGCGGCGCCGCGACCCCTCGTCGCGGCTTCGACGCGTGGCAGGAGTGGGCGAAGCAGCGGGGCGCGAAGGGCCTCGCCTACGTGACCGTCGGCGAGGACGGCACCCTCGGCGGACCGGTCGCGAAGAACCTGTCGGACGCCGAGCGTGACGGGCTCGTCGCGGCGGTCGACGCCTCGCCGGGAGACGCGGTCTTCTTCGCCGCGGGCAAGACGAGCGACGCCCGCGCGCTGCTCGGTGCGGCGCGGCTCGAGATCGGCAAGCGTGGCGGGCTGATCGACGAGAGCCAGTGGTCCTTCGTGTGGATCGTCGACGCCCCGCTGTTCAAGCCGACCGGCGAGGACGACGACGTCGCGGTCGGCGGCGGGTCGTGGACCGCGGTGCACCACGCGTTCACCTCGCCGACCCCGGAGTGGATCGGTCGGTTCGAGGAGGACCCGGGCGCCGCACTCGCGTACGCGTACGACATCGTCTGCAACGGGAACGAGATCGGCGGTGGGTCCATCCGTATCCACCGTCGCGACGTCCAGGAGCGAGTCTTTGCCGTGATGGGCATCGGCGAGGAGGAGGCTCAGGAGAAGTTCGGGTTCCTCCTTGACGCCTTCGCGTTCGGTGCGCCGCCCCACGGCGGGATCGCCTTCGGCTGGGACCGCATCCTCACGCTGCTGACCGGCTCTGCGTCGATCCGCGACGTGATCGCCTTCCCGAAGTCGGGTGGCGGCTACGACCCGTTGACCGGGGCTCCGGCGCCGATCAGCGCGGCGCAGCGTCGCGAGGCCGGCGTCGATGCCGTGGTGAAGCCCGCTCCGTCCGGTGCCGACGCACCCGCCGCAAGCGGGTCGGCGCCGCACGGGGAGTGA
- a CDS encoding FAD-dependent oxidoreductase, giving the protein MDTAAPDDHDVDVLVIGSGFGGSVAALRLTEKGYRVAVLEAGRRFADDEFRTSWHLWTFLWAPAIGCYGIQRIQLLRDSLILAGAGVGGGSLVYANTLYRPLAPFFADPQWAHLTDWEAELSPHYDQARRMLGVVPNPSTTPADRLMLTVATRMGCAETFRTADVGVFFDEPGRTVPDPFFGGTGPARTGCTECGGCMTGCRVGAKNTLVKNYLHLAEAAGARVHPMTTATELHAQADGSWIVRSRGTGPGGARRTAVWRAREVVLAAGALGTQTLLHRNVRAGRLPRLSRRLGELTRTNSEALLGASAPRVDPDRDLSHGVAITSSFFTDPHTHIEPVRYGPGSNAMALLQTVLTRGAPRWRRWTLVVSGYARELARRPVTTVRALSPYRWSERTTIALVMQARDNSLTTRWVRGPWGGHLSSRQGPGEPNPTWIPDGHRAATLLAEELGSVPGGSWGDLVNMPMTAHFLGGCPIGATADEGVIDPYQRVHGYPTLHVLDGAAVTANPGVNPSLTITAQAERACALWPNASDVDPRPAQGQAYARLAPVAPVHPVVPAQATGALRWGTDGRGSGGH; this is encoded by the coding sequence ATGGACACAGCTGCCCCCGATGACCACGACGTCGACGTCCTCGTCATCGGTTCCGGCTTCGGAGGGTCGGTCGCGGCCCTGCGCCTCACCGAGAAGGGCTATCGGGTCGCGGTCCTGGAGGCCGGACGACGCTTCGCCGACGACGAGTTCCGGACGTCGTGGCACCTTTGGACGTTCCTCTGGGCGCCGGCGATCGGGTGCTACGGCATCCAGCGGATCCAGCTGCTGCGCGACTCGCTGATCCTCGCCGGCGCGGGCGTCGGGGGTGGCTCCCTCGTGTACGCGAACACGCTCTACCGGCCGCTCGCGCCGTTCTTCGCCGACCCGCAGTGGGCGCACCTGACGGACTGGGAGGCCGAGCTGTCCCCGCACTACGACCAGGCCCGTCGGATGCTGGGGGTGGTGCCGAACCCGTCGACGACCCCGGCCGACCGGCTCATGCTCACGGTGGCGACCCGGATGGGCTGCGCCGAGACGTTCCGCACGGCCGACGTCGGGGTGTTCTTCGACGAGCCCGGCCGCACGGTGCCGGATCCGTTCTTCGGCGGCACGGGACCTGCGCGCACCGGGTGCACCGAGTGCGGCGGGTGCATGACGGGATGTCGCGTCGGTGCGAAGAACACGTTGGTGAAGAACTACCTGCACCTCGCCGAGGCGGCGGGGGCTCGCGTCCACCCCATGACGACGGCGACGGAGCTGCACGCGCAGGCGGACGGCAGCTGGATCGTGCGGAGCCGGGGGACCGGACCCGGTGGCGCGCGCCGGACCGCCGTGTGGCGGGCGCGTGAGGTCGTGCTCGCCGCCGGCGCGCTCGGGACCCAGACCTTGCTGCACCGCAACGTCCGGGCCGGCCGGCTCCCACGGCTGTCACGACGGCTCGGGGAGCTGACCCGGACGAACTCCGAGGCGCTGCTCGGCGCGAGCGCCCCGCGCGTCGACCCGGACCGGGACCTGTCGCACGGCGTCGCGATCACGTCGTCGTTCTTCACCGACCCGCACACGCACATCGAACCTGTCCGGTACGGACCCGGGTCCAACGCGATGGCGCTGCTGCAGACGGTCCTGACGCGGGGCGCGCCGCGCTGGCGGCGATGGACCTTGGTCGTGTCCGGGTACGCGCGTGAGCTCGCGCGGAGACCGGTGACCACGGTACGTGCGCTGTCCCCGTACCGGTGGAGCGAGCGGACGACGATCGCCCTGGTCATGCAGGCGCGGGACAACTCGCTGACGACGCGCTGGGTGCGGGGACCGTGGGGCGGCCACCTGTCGAGCCGCCAGGGGCCCGGCGAGCCGAACCCGACGTGGATCCCCGACGGTCACCGTGCCGCGACCCTCCTGGCGGAGGAGCTCGGCAGCGTTCCGGGCGGGAGCTGGGGTGATCTCGTCAACATGCCGATGACCGCGCACTTCCTCGGCGGGTGCCCGATCGGCGCGACCGCGGACGAGGGAGTGATCGACCCGTACCAGCGGGTGCACGGCTACCCGACGTTGCACGTGCTGGACGGTGCCGCGGTGACGGCCAATCCCGGGGTGAACCCGTCCCTCACGATCACGGCACAGGCCGAACGGGCCTGCGCCCTCTGGCCGAACGCGTCCGACGTCGACCCGCGCCCGGCGCAGGGCCAGGCCTACGCCCGCCTCGCCCCTGTTGCACCGGTGCACCCGGTGGTCCCGGCCCAGGCGACCGGGGCGTTGCGGTGGGGGACGGACGGCCGAGGGAGCGGCGGCCACTAG
- a CDS encoding replication-associated recombination protein A, with translation MDLFDSVTSTAQGTAVAGPNAPLAVRMRPRTLEEVAGQGHLLAAGSPLRRLVEPADERSRRAAPSSVILWGPPGTGKTTLAYLIAATSGRRFVELSAVTAGVKDVRLVIDDARRRLATGDGETVLFIDEVHRFTKAQQDALLPSVENRWVTLVAATTENPSFSVNSPLLSRSLLLTLRPLETEHVRELLRRALTDERGLGGAVALDEDAEEHVLRLAGGDARKALTILEAAAGAALDDGDPSSRSGASAVVDLATVEHAIDVAAVRYDRDGDQHYDVISAFIKSVRGSDVDAALHYLARMIAAGEDPRFIARRIVISAAEDIGMADPSALQTAVAAAQAVALIGMPEARIILAEAVVHLATAPKSNAAYLGIDAALADVRAGRIGTVPAHLRDAHYAGAQGLGHGSGYQYAHDAPHAVAAQQYLPDELVGTRYYQPNDRGFEREVAARLERIQAILHPRT, from the coding sequence ATGGACCTGTTCGACTCCGTGACGTCGACCGCGCAGGGGACGGCGGTCGCCGGGCCGAATGCGCCGCTCGCCGTCCGGATGCGGCCGCGCACGCTGGAGGAGGTGGCCGGCCAGGGGCATCTGCTGGCCGCGGGCTCGCCGCTGCGTCGCCTGGTCGAACCGGCCGATGAGCGGTCGCGGCGTGCGGCACCGTCCTCGGTGATCCTCTGGGGACCGCCCGGCACCGGCAAGACCACACTGGCGTACCTCATCGCGGCGACCTCGGGTCGCCGGTTCGTCGAGCTCTCCGCGGTCACGGCGGGGGTCAAGGACGTACGGCTGGTCATCGACGACGCTCGCCGACGGCTCGCGACCGGCGATGGCGAGACGGTGCTGTTCATCGACGAGGTCCACCGGTTCACCAAGGCCCAGCAGGACGCGCTGCTGCCGAGCGTCGAGAACCGATGGGTGACGCTGGTCGCCGCGACCACCGAGAACCCGAGCTTCTCCGTCAACTCACCTCTGCTGTCCCGGTCGCTGCTCCTCACGCTGCGGCCTCTCGAGACGGAGCACGTGCGTGAGCTGCTGCGGCGCGCCCTGACGGACGAGCGGGGGCTCGGGGGTGCGGTCGCCCTCGACGAGGACGCCGAGGAGCACGTGCTGCGCCTGGCGGGTGGTGACGCGCGCAAGGCGCTGACGATCCTCGAGGCGGCGGCGGGCGCCGCCCTGGACGACGGCGACCCGAGCAGCCGCAGTGGCGCGTCGGCGGTGGTCGACCTGGCGACCGTCGAGCACGCGATCGACGTGGCGGCGGTCCGGTACGACCGGGACGGCGACCAGCACTACGACGTCATCAGCGCCTTCATCAAGTCGGTCCGCGGGTCCGACGTCGACGCCGCACTGCACTACCTCGCGCGGATGATCGCGGCGGGCGAGGACCCGCGCTTCATCGCACGGCGGATCGTGATCTCCGCCGCCGAGGACATCGGCATGGCGGACCCGAGCGCGCTGCAGACCGCAGTGGCCGCGGCCCAGGCCGTCGCCCTGATCGGCATGCCCGAGGCGCGGATCATCCTCGCCGAGGCCGTCGTGCACCTGGCGACGGCACCGAAGTCGAACGCCGCCTATCTCGGGATCGACGCGGCGCTCGCCGATGTGCGCGCCGGCCGCATCGGCACGGTCCCGGCTCATCTGCGCGACGCGCACTACGCCGGTGCTCAAGGACTCGGCCACGGGTCGGGGTACCAGTACGCGCACGACGCGCCGCACGCCGTCGCCGCGCAGCAGTACCTCCCGGACGAGCTGGTCGGTACCCGGTACTACCAGCCGAACGATCGCGGGTTCGAGAGAGAGGTGGCTGCGCGCCTCGAGAGGATCCAGGCGATCCTGCACCCGCGCACCTGA
- the rpsD gene encoding 30S ribosomal protein S4, translating into MSSVTRSRRQVRLSRALGLALTPKAVKHFEKRPYPPGEHGRARRRTESDYAVRLREKQRLRAQYGLREKQMARAFEEARKDQGLTGEALVELLESRLDALVLRSGFARTILQARQTVVHRHVLVDGKIVDRPSFRVKPGQTIQIKPKSQATVPFQVAAAGAHRDVLPAVPGYLDVQLEKLSAVLTRRPKRAEVPVTCEVQLVVEFYAR; encoded by the coding sequence GTGTCTTCAGTTACGCGCTCGCGCCGCCAGGTGCGGCTCTCGCGGGCCCTCGGCCTCGCGCTGACCCCCAAGGCCGTCAAGCACTTCGAGAAGCGCCCCTACCCGCCCGGCGAGCACGGCCGCGCCCGCCGTCGGACCGAGTCCGACTACGCGGTGCGCCTTCGCGAGAAGCAGCGTCTGCGCGCCCAGTACGGTCTGCGCGAGAAGCAGATGGCACGGGCGTTCGAGGAGGCCCGCAAGGACCAGGGTCTGACCGGTGAGGCGCTCGTCGAGCTCCTCGAGAGCCGTCTCGACGCCCTGGTGCTGCGCTCGGGCTTCGCCCGCACCATCCTGCAGGCGCGCCAGACCGTCGTGCACCGCCACGTGCTCGTCGACGGCAAGATCGTCGACCGCCCGTCGTTCCGGGTGAAGCCCGGCCAGACCATCCAGATCAAGCCGAAGAGCCAGGCCACCGTGCCGTTCCAGGTCGCCGCCGCCGGCGCCCACCGGGACGTCCTGCCGGCTGTCCCGGGCTACCTGGACGTCCAGCTCGAGAAGCTCTCCGCGGTGCTCACCCGTCGGCCGAAGCGTGCCGAGGTCCCGGTGACCTGCGAGGTCCAGCTCGTCGTCGAGTTCTACGCCCGCTGA
- a CDS encoding GNAT family N-acetyltransferase, protein MSPKPGSWWHAAATRVVDLPAPWPGDPYLLGEHALATVVVAWGTGTAVVAVMEGLGRDRGVFGVGRAEDVAEVLTSIVKHGELAGTGVRYATVSRGAVELLAPDARGALGLEGTGSSWDWMWTDALLRVDDHSAAERLPLGPPITDEVRVFLSRGHPTASTAPDDPRLIGWWGVREAGSLHAAVGAIQLAPGMAPHLVSLGVDPGVRGRGLAGVVLAAAVADCLEVRPVHGPPSVSLGLYADNEVARRVYLRLGFELHRRFTSWRLDGPSSG, encoded by the coding sequence GTGAGCCCGAAGCCCGGCTCGTGGTGGCACGCCGCCGCGACCCGGGTCGTCGACCTTCCTGCGCCGTGGCCGGGCGACCCGTACCTGCTGGGCGAGCATGCTCTCGCCACGGTGGTCGTGGCGTGGGGGACCGGGACCGCCGTGGTTGCCGTCATGGAAGGGCTGGGTCGTGACCGGGGGGTGTTCGGCGTCGGGCGCGCCGAGGACGTCGCGGAGGTGCTCACCTCGATCGTGAAGCACGGTGAGCTCGCCGGGACCGGCGTCCGCTACGCGACCGTCTCGCGAGGTGCCGTCGAGCTGCTCGCTCCCGACGCTCGCGGTGCGCTCGGCCTCGAGGGGACCGGCTCGTCCTGGGACTGGATGTGGACTGACGCCCTGCTGCGCGTCGACGACCACTCCGCGGCGGAACGCCTTCCGCTCGGGCCACCGATCACCGACGAGGTCAGAGTGTTCCTGTCTCGCGGGCACCCGACCGCCAGCACCGCCCCGGACGACCCGCGCCTGATCGGCTGGTGGGGCGTGCGCGAGGCAGGCAGCCTGCACGCGGCGGTCGGGGCCATCCAGCTCGCGCCAGGGATGGCCCCGCACCTCGTGTCCCTCGGCGTCGACCCGGGGGTACGCGGTCGAGGGCTCGCCGGCGTGGTGCTCGCCGCCGCGGTCGCGGACTGCTTGGAGGTCCGGCCGGTTCACGGCCCGCCGTCGGTCAGCCTCGGGCTCTACGCCGACAACGAGGTGGCTCGTCGGGTGTACCTCCGGCTGGGGTTCGAGCTGCACCGACGTTTCACGTCGTGGCGCCTCGACGGACCGTCGAGCGGGTAG
- a CDS encoding MMPL family transporter, with amino-acid sequence MFASLGRRVARHPRWFVLVWVVITVLGFALASFGVQGQSLFDRLSAGAPGVPGSESQTAQDILARTSTSGSSLSLLVRGLDPASADVATTMSTVNTELAAIPGVTSVFDPYVVPGGVTNAAATPLLGRSGDGFLVVVDLDPSLSKDANTEALTKVEARLTQVTGELTAAAPAATGIVGGSSLITAAITHQVEEDLRTGEAIALPVALAIMVLVFGGFLAASMPMVGAIASIGGGLGSLLFYSYVISMDASVVNVVTILGLGLSIDYGLLIVSRYREELHKALDAESGRRPRRRRGDGAVTEAIVRTMSTAGRTVAFSAVTVGVSIAGLMVFRPDLLRTFGAAGVTVIVIAVATALTLVPALLTMTGRRLARPGLISRIPGLRAALARTADVQSEEGAFSALAGRVQRRPWWVLGGVLVVLAVLALPLGQMELRNSMTELLPAGSTQRAYLSALADQYPASSSPTVTVVAQTSLAEAQTWATTLASVPHVTSVDAPTAQGGYVVIGVRADTADPGGAVARDVVHALRALPHPFPTWVAGQAAVQIDFTNALVDRAPWAIGIVVLATFVLLFLMTGSVVIPLKALLANAISLSAALGVLVWVFQDGHLSGLLDFISTGGVETYVLALVIAFAFGLAMDYEVFLLSRIKELHDAGVADDEAVRLGLQRSGRIITSAAAIIIVVFAGFVAGKMLVIKEVGFALAVAVLIDASLVRLLLVPATMTLLGRWNWWAPKFLTRIYDRLAITH; translated from the coding sequence GTGTTCGCATCCCTCGGTCGCCGCGTCGCGCGTCACCCGCGCTGGTTCGTCCTCGTGTGGGTGGTCATCACCGTCCTCGGTTTCGCGCTGGCGTCGTTCGGGGTGCAGGGTCAGTCGCTGTTCGACCGGTTGAGCGCGGGTGCACCGGGGGTTCCCGGGTCCGAGAGCCAGACCGCGCAGGACATCCTGGCCCGGACGTCGACCTCGGGTTCCTCTCTCTCGTTGCTCGTGCGGGGTCTCGACCCGGCGTCCGCCGACGTCGCGACGACGATGTCCACGGTCAACACCGAGCTCGCGGCCATCCCCGGTGTCACGTCGGTCTTCGACCCGTACGTCGTCCCTGGCGGGGTGACGAATGCTGCGGCGACCCCGCTCCTCGGACGCTCGGGGGACGGCTTCCTCGTCGTCGTCGACCTCGACCCGTCGCTGTCGAAGGACGCCAACACGGAAGCCCTCACCAAGGTCGAGGCGCGCCTGACCCAGGTGACCGGCGAGCTCACCGCCGCGGCACCGGCGGCGACCGGGATCGTCGGCGGATCCAGCCTGATCACCGCCGCGATCACCCACCAGGTCGAGGAGGACCTGCGCACCGGTGAGGCAATCGCCCTGCCCGTGGCGCTCGCGATCATGGTGCTGGTCTTCGGCGGCTTCCTCGCCGCCTCGATGCCCATGGTCGGGGCGATCGCGTCGATCGGCGGTGGGCTCGGCAGCCTCCTGTTCTACTCGTACGTCATCAGCATGGACGCGTCCGTCGTCAACGTCGTCACGATCCTCGGACTCGGGCTGTCGATCGACTACGGGCTGCTGATCGTCTCGCGCTACCGTGAGGAGCTGCACAAGGCGCTGGACGCAGAGTCCGGGAGACGACCCCGCCGTCGACGCGGCGACGGCGCCGTCACCGAGGCGATCGTCCGCACGATGTCCACCGCGGGCCGGACGGTCGCGTTCTCGGCGGTGACCGTCGGAGTCTCCATCGCGGGGCTCATGGTGTTCCGACCCGACCTCCTGCGCACCTTCGGGGCCGCCGGTGTCACCGTGATCGTCATCGCCGTGGCCACCGCGCTCACGCTGGTGCCGGCACTCCTGACGATGACCGGGCGCCGCCTGGCACGACCGGGGCTCATCAGCAGGATCCCCGGGCTGCGTGCCGCGCTCGCCCGGACCGCCGACGTGCAGTCGGAGGAGGGCGCGTTCTCCGCGCTGGCGGGTCGCGTGCAGCGCCGACCGTGGTGGGTGCTCGGGGGCGTGCTCGTCGTCCTCGCCGTCCTCGCGCTCCCGCTCGGCCAGATGGAGCTCCGGAACTCGATGACCGAGCTCCTGCCCGCCGGGAGCACCCAGCGCGCGTACCTGTCGGCCCTGGCGGACCAGTACCCTGCCTCGTCGTCCCCGACCGTCACCGTCGTGGCGCAGACCTCGCTCGCCGAGGCACAGACCTGGGCGACCACGCTCGCGAGCGTCCCGCACGTCACCTCCGTCGACGCACCGACGGCGCAGGGTGGCTACGTGGTGATCGGCGTGCGGGCAGACACGGCCGACCCGGGTGGCGCGGTCGCCCGCGACGTCGTGCACGCGCTCCGCGCCCTCCCGCACCCCTTCCCGACCTGGGTGGCCGGTCAGGCGGCGGTGCAGATCGACTTCACGAACGCGCTGGTGGATCGTGCGCCCTGGGCGATCGGGATCGTGGTCCTCGCGACCTTCGTGCTGCTGTTCCTCATGACCGGTTCCGTCGTGATCCCGCTCAAGGCGCTCCTCGCCAACGCGATCTCCTTGTCCGCAGCGCTCGGCGTCCTGGTCTGGGTGTTCCAGGACGGTCACCTCTCCGGTCTCCTCGACTTCATCTCGACGGGCGGGGTGGAGACGTACGTCCTCGCCCTGGTCATCGCGTTCGCGTTCGGCCTCGCGATGGACTACGAGGTGTTCCTGCTGTCCCGGATCAAAGAGCTGCACGACGCCGGGGTGGCGGACGACGAGGCCGTGCGGCTCGGGTTGCAGCGTTCGGGGCGCATCATCACCTCGGCGGCCGCCATCATCATCGTGGTGTTCGCCGGCTTCGTCGCCGGCAAGATGCTCGTCATCAAGGAGGTCGGTTTCGCTCTCGCGGTGGCAGTCTTGATCGATGCGAGCCTCGTGCGGCTCCTGCTCGTCCCGGCGACGATGACCCTCTTGGGGAGGTGGAACTGGTGGGCCCCGAAGTTCCTGACCAGGATCTACGACAGGCTCGCGATCACCCACTGA